The DNA region GCGTCGCCACCAGCAAAAAAATATCTTATAGGACCAAAGGGCACTGTTTTCATAAGACAAAAAAGACCATACAGTGCAGGAACGGCAATTATGACCGTAGGTTTATGCTTAAAGCCTTCAAGCAGCATGCGACGTTCAACTTTAGGAATAATTATAGAGCTCGATCCTATAATACATGATGACCAGACGCATACGTTTTGAGGGAAACTATGAAAAAGCGGTAAAGCACAGTAGGTACGATCTTCAGGTCCAGCTTTAAAGCGCGAAATACCTTGAATGGCATTACTAATAATATTACGAGAACTGAGCATAACGCCTTTAGGAAATCCAGTCGTGCCCGAGGTATAAAGCAGAGCAGCAAGATCATCAAGAGCTCGCGGTGGTATAGGGTTGTGAGGTATAGAACCGACAAAACTACTGATTGCTGCGATATCTTGCGTTGATAGTAGTAAAGGCAGCTCTTCTTGTGGCAACTCGTCAAGCTTTAGTTTTAATTTATCTGAAACAATAATAACACGTGGGTGCGCGTCATGTAGTATGCCTAGCAATTCACTTGTCTGTAAAAATACATTAAGCGGTGCAACTACAGCGCCTGCTTGCCACGCGCCCCAATAAGCAATAAAAAAGTCTATCGAATTTTCGTAATAAATAAGCACATGGTCATTTGGCAGAACGCCAACAATCTTTAATTTTTCAGCCATTAAACAAGCACGATCATGTAGTTGCCCATACGTAATAGACTGATCTTGGCAGATAACTGCACTATTATCTGGCCACAATCGCGCAGCTCTTCTAAGTAGCTCTCCAGCATGTACTGGTGTACCCTCTAAAAGTTCTTGAGAGAGTTGGTTGTAACGTTGTTGTTCAGTCATACTAACTCACCTTTTTTAGGATTATTCCACTTGGTATTTTATAACATTTACTGGGCATGCTTGAGCAGCAAGCTCTATAAGCTCAGTATTAGATTGTATATCAGCTTCAGGTAGTATATGGGACATGTCAGTCACTTTAAATACTGCAGGACATATAAATTCACAAGCACCACAGGTAATACAACCTGGTTCAATCCATACCTTTTTCACCAGTATCTCCTTTAACAGTTTTTTTTTCTAGTCTATACTATAAGTATACTATGACAGCTTCTACTAAACGAATGGTTTTCTTATGGCATTACCAATACTACCGGCTGGCCGCTTAATTTCTCTTGAAGGTATCGACGGATCAGGTAAAAGTTCTTTAGCACAATTTTTAGCACGAGAACTTGCTCAGTTAGAGTACCCTATAGTACTTACTCGAGAACCAGGTGCTACGCCACTAGGCCAGCAAATCCGTAAAGTATTACAAGAAAGACCATGCCCGGTATATCCTGAAGCAGAGTTTTTGCTCTTTGCAGCCGATAGAGCGCAACATATGGCACAAATTGTCGAGCCCGCATTGCATAAGGGTACTATTGTGCTTTCTGACAGAATGGCTGATTCCTCGCGTGCTTATCAAGGTTTTGGTAGAGGGCTTGATGAACAATTTATAGCACAGGTAAATGCTTGGGCAATGAAGCAACGTACGCCAGATTTAACTATTTATATACAAGTGGATTACGAAACGGCTGCTCAACGTATTGCCAAACGGAATGAGCAACGTACCTCTTTTGAACAAGAAGAAGCAGGGTTTTTTAAGCGCATAATTAATGGCTTTAATATATTATTTAAAGATCGTTCTAACGTATTAATACTCGATGGCAACCAACCGTTTGAA from Candidatus Dependentiae bacterium includes:
- a CDS encoding AMP-binding protein is translated as MTEQQRYNQLSQELLEGTPVHAGELLRRAARLWPDNSAVICQDQSITYGQLHDRACLMAEKLKIVGVLPNDHVLIYYENSIDFFIAYWGAWQAGAVVAPLNVFLQTSELLGILHDAHPRVIIVSDKLKLKLDELPQEELPLLLSTQDIAAISSFVGSIPHNPIPPRALDDLAALLYTSGTTGFPKGVMLSSRNIISNAIQGISRFKAGPEDRTYCALPLFHSFPQNVCVWSSCIIGSSSIIIPKVERRMLLEGFKHKPTVIIAVPALYGLFCLMKTVPFGPIRYFFAGGDALSDKIRAYFELIYRRKICNGYGLTESSPFIAVDLDDYTQPTSTVGRPFCGIKCSIRDDEGKELPEGSVGVLWITGDNIMLGYYKAPEATRAVLRDGWLNTGDLAYINPQGKIVISGRQRDLIINKGVKIYPQEVENVLLSNGQVTQAAVIGIAQNQEEIPVAFIGSRTTDKDALIAELKELCLRTLAPYKVPREFIIKRELPVTSTGKTDKKKLKAEYTKLF
- a CDS encoding ferredoxin, with translation MLVKKVWIEPGCITCGACEFICPAVFKVTDMSHILPEADIQSNTELIELAAQACPVNVIKYQVE
- the tmk gene encoding dTMP kinase, with translation MALPILPAGRLISLEGIDGSGKSSLAQFLARELAQLEYPIVLTREPGATPLGQQIRKVLQERPCPVYPEAEFLLFAADRAQHMAQIVEPALHKGTIVLSDRMADSSRAYQGFGRGLDEQFIAQVNAWAMKQRTPDLTIYIQVDYETAAQRIAKRNEQRTSFEQEEAGFFKRIINGFNILFKDRSNVLILDGNQPFE